The genomic region GACCTCGGTCCGCAGGTCCGGGACGGGCTGGAAGCGGGCGTCGGGGAACGACAGGTGCAGCCCGAGGGAGAGCGCGTACACCTCCAGGAGCTGGACGGCGCCCTCCGCGACCAGTGAACCGGCGAGCACCGGGTCGTCCGGGAAGTGGCTGGTGAAGTACCAGCCGTCCGGCACCAGATGCTTGACGGCCTCGATGCGCCCGAGTCCGGCGGGACCGCCCTTGCGGTCCAGGACGGTGATCTCGTCGGCCATGCGGAGCCGCTCGGTGGGGAGCCTCAGCGAGGTGTTGCAGCCGGCGGGCTGGGCGTGTCCCGGCCCGAAGACGTCGGCGATCCGGCCTTCGCCGAGGCGCGCCAGGTCGGCGGGGCCCAGCGCGGTGCGCTCGGTGCGGGCGAGCGGCTTGAAGGAGCTGGACCCGGTGAACGTGCCGTCGCCGACGGGCGGGCGGACCTTGGCCTGGAGGATGCCGAGGGAGCTCTCCAGCTCCTCGTCGGTGAAGAAGCCGGCGCAGGCGTTGTTGAGCTTGAGGATCAGCTCACCGTCCGCGTAGCAGTCGTAGTGGAAGAAGAAGAGGAGGGTGTCCCCCTGCCGCACGAACTGGTCGATCCAGATGTCGTAGCGCAGGGTCTGGCCTACGCGCGGCAGGTCTCCGACGAAACTGAGACTGCTGTCGAGCAGGCGGTAGACACGGTCGCCCCGGTTGGTGAAGTCGGCGCCGAGGTAGCTGATCAGCAGCAGGTCGCACTGGCCGGCCTCGATCGTGACGGCCGGGGGGACCTGTCCGTCGACGGCGTACCAGGCGTCCACCGGTACGTCGTACTCGGTGCGGATGAAGGAGGGCTTGAACTCCCCCGGCTCGGCCTCCAGGGCGGTGACCCGGGTCGCGAAGTGGTAGGGCGGTGCGGGCAGCCGGACGCGGCGGCGGTGCTCGTCGATCTCCGCGAAGCGGGGGCCGAAGACGTTGCCGACCTTGCCGGTGGCGAACTCCAGGAGGTCGTGCTCGTCCCAGATCACGCCCTCGGGCTTGGGCGGGCGGGGCTGCGGGGTGCCTCCTCCCTCCGTCAGGAGCGAGACGAGCTGGTCGCGCAGCTCCCGCTGGGCCGCGAGCACCTCGCGGTGTGCCTCGAGCATCTCGCTGCGGAGGCCGCGCACCAGCACGGCCGCGGTCTCGTCGCCCGTGAGTGCCTGGCTCCTGGTCGGAGCCGGCAGCGGCGTTTCGGGGACGCCCGCCGGCGGGGGCGCGGGGGTGTTCGCGGGCGGCACCTGGGCGCCGGCCGGAATCATCGTGATGGGCTCCCTTTCCAACGCCAGAGATGGCGTCGGCGGCTGCGCGGAGGGGTGGGTCGGCATCGCGGTGTCCCATTCCGTGGAGTTTTCGGCGCCCGTGCCGGGCGCCGGATCGGCGAGGAGAGAGCCCTGGGCCATGACGGCCGTCGTGGCCTCCGCCGGGCCGTCGGGGGGCGCCGCCCGCCACGAAGGCCCGCAGGCCGGGCGAGCGGTCCGGACGGCTGTCCGGGAGGGGGGCGAAGGCGTCGAGGTCGACCGGGATGCCGTGGGCGGCGAGGCGGGCCGCCAGCCGGGCGATGTCGGTCGCCCCGCGTGCGCCCCGCCGGTCCACCGAGACCGACAGGTGCGGCTCGTCGCCCAGGGTCTCGTGGATCCACCGCGAGCAGGTGCTGCTCGGGCCGACCTCGATGAAGCAGCGGTAGCCGTCCTCGTACGCACGCCGGACCAGCCGGGGGAAGTCGACCGTCTCGCGCAGCGTCACCGCGATGTTCCCGGCCACGGTGTCCGCGTCGAAGTCCGTCACCGGGGCGTAGTGCCGGCTGCTGTAGAGGACCAGGTCCCCGATGTCGCCGGTCGGGTAGTGGTTGAGGTCGGCGAGCTCGGGCAGGACCCCGTCCACCACCGGGCAGTGCATCGCGTGGTTGGCGGGCTAGCGGGCGCTGCGGCGGTCCAGTTCGGGGATCAGGTCGCGGCACTGCTGCGGGTCGCCCGCGACGACCGCCTCCTGCGGCGTGTTGACGTGGGTGAGGAACACCCGGTCGTAGCGGCGCAGGGCCGCCCGTACGTCGTCGGCGGGTGCGAGCAGCACATGGGTGGCCCACACCTGCGGGTCCGGGACCTCGGCGCCCAGGTGCCGCCCGCGACCACCCCCGCGCCCCCGCCGGCCGGAATCATCGTGATGGGCTCCCTTTCCAACGCCAGAGATGGCGTCGGCGGCTGCGCGGAGGGGTGGGTCGGCATCGCGGTGTCCCATTCCGTGGAGTTTTCGGCGCCCGTGCCGGGCGCCGAAAACTCCACGGAATGGGACACCGCGATGCCGACCCACCCCTCCGCGCAGCCGCCGACGCCATCTCTGGCGTTGGAAAGGGAGCCCATCACGATGATTCCGGCCGGCGGGGGCGCGGGGGTGGTCGCGGGCGGCACCTGGGCGCCGAGGTCCCGGACCCGCAGGTGTGGGCCACCCATGTCCTGCTCCCCCCCGCCGACGACGTACGGGCGGCCCTGCGCCGCTACGACCGGGTGTTCCTCACCCACGTCAACACGCCGCAGGAGGCGGTCGTCGCGGGCGACCCGCAGCAGTGCCGCGACCTGATCCCCGAACTGGACCGCCGCAGCGCCCGCTAGCCCGCCAACCACGCGATGCACTGCCCGGTGGTGGACGGGGTCCTGCCCGAGCTCGCCGACCTCAACCACTACCCGACCGGCGACATCGGGGACCTGGTCCTCTACAGCAGCCGGCACTACGCCCCGGTGACGGACTTCGACGCGGACACCGTGGCCGGGAACATCGCGGTGACGCTGCGCGAGACGGTCGACTTCCCCCGGCTGGTCCGGCGTGCGTACGAGGACGGCTACCGCTGCTTCATCGAGGTCGGCCCGAGCAGCACCTGCTCGCGGTGGATCCACGAGACCCTGGGCGACGAGCCGCACCTGTCGGTCTCGGTGGACCGGCGGGGCGCACGCGGGGCGACCGACATCGCCCCGCTGGCGGCCCCCCTCCCCCCCCCCCCGCGGCCGGCCCCCCCCTGGTGGGGGCGGCCGCGGCCCCGACGGTGGCCGCACTGCCACGCATCCCGGTCCCGGCGGTGGCCTCTGTGCCGCGCGCCCCGGGCCCGCAGCCCCCGGGGGCTGCGGGCCCGGGGCGCGCGGCACAGAGGCCACCGCCGGGACCGGGATGCGTGGCAGTGCGGCCACCGTCGGGGCCGCGGCCGACGCCACCAAGGGCGGGACCGGGGCGCCGCCCGCCACGAAGGCCCGCAGGCCGGGCGAGCGGTCCGGACGGCTGTCCGGGAGGGGGGCGAAGGCGTCGAGGTCGACCGGGATGCCGTGGGCGGCGAGGCGGGCCGCCAGCCGGGCGATGTCGGTCGCCCCGCGTGCGCCCCGCCGGTCCACCGAGACCGACAGGTGCGGCTCGTCGCCCAGGGTCTCGTGGATCCACCGCGAGCAGGTGCTGCTCGGGCCGACCTCGATGAAGCAGCGGTAGCCGTCCTCGTACGCACGCCGGACCAGCCGGGGGAAGTCGACCGTCTCGCGCAGCGTCACCGCGATGTTCCCGGCCACGGTGTCCGCGTCGAAGTCCGTCACCGGGGCGTAGTGCCGGCTGCTGTAGAGGACCAGGTCCCCGATGTCGCCGGTCGGGTAGCGGTTGAGGTCGGCGAGCTCGGGCAGGACCCCGTCCACCACCGGGCAGTGCATCACGTGGTTGGCGGGCGAGCGGGCGCTGCGGCAGTCCAGTTCGGCGATCAGGTCGCGGCACTGCTGCGGGTCGCCCGCGACGACCGCCTCCTGCGGCGTGTTGACGTGGGTGAGGAACACCCGGTCGTAGCGGCGCAGGGCCGCCCGTACGTCGTCGGCGGGTGCGAGCAGCACATGGGTGGCCCACACCTGCGGGTCCGGGACCTCGTCGCCCAGGTTCCACAGCGCGCGCACGGTGCGCTTGGGCCCGCGCAGCATGTCGTCGAAGAGCGGCGAGGCGCTGATCTTCTCGTCCCCGCGGGCGCTCTTGACCCAGCCTCCGGTGGCGAACAGCATGCTGCTCTCCCCCAGGCTGTATCCGAGAGCTCCGTGCACGGGGACGCCGAGCACCTCCCGCACCAGGTCCGTGGAGAGCAGGGCGTAGCTCGTGCCCGCCGCCAGCATCAGCGGTATGTCCTCGACGAGTTCGCCCTCCATGCGCATCAGGTCCCGCCGCCCCAGGGGCTCCTGGGAGCGGGGGTAGAGCGCGGCGCTGCGCAGGAGGTCGGCGGGGAGTTCCGCCTGGGCCTCGAAGCGGGGAAGCAGACCGGGGAAGGCCCGGAACATCGAACGCCCCAGGCCCAGATAGGAGTTGAACGCCCCGGGGAAGACCAGGGTGACCTTGGCGTCGGGGCCGATCGGCTTGGCGGTGAAGCAGCTCCCGGACGGCGAGGACCACTCGCCGCCGGAACGCCACACACCGGGCAGGTCCTTGAGAGCCTGGTCGATCTGCCGGACGAGGCCTGCCCGGTCGTCCGCGACGAGCACGGCCTTGACCTTCGCCGGCCTGTCCGCGAAGTCCGCCTGCCAGTCGCTTCCGGCGCCGTCCGCGCCGATGGCCGTACGGAGTTCGCCCAGCCGGCTCAGCAGCCCGTCGAAGTCGTCCGCGCCGACCGGCACGACCACTCCCCCGCCGGAACGGATCCAGTCGGCCTCGGTGATCTCACCGCGCACCTGACTGCCGGTGAGCACGAGGTGGGCGTGGCTGCCTGCCGCGCCGACGACGCTGACCGAGGCGGCACGCCTGCCTTCGCGGTGGGACCGCAGCCAGGGACGGGAATCCGCGGCCAGGAAGAAGGCGGAGCCCTCCGTCCGGTCCGCCGCGACCCCCTCGGGGGCCACGGGGAAGTAGGCGTGGTGCAGGCAGAGCGCGGCCCGGATGAGAGCGGCGAATCCGGAGGCGCACCCGGTGTCGCCCACGGCCCGGCGGGCCGAGGAGAGGGCGGTGCGCAACTCGCCGCCCGCCCGCTCGGTGGTCCAGACGCGGGCGAGGCCGTCGAGCTCCGCGGGGTGCGCTCCGCCGGCTTCCACCAGCTCGACGTCCGACGGACCGATACCGGCGGCGGCGAGCGCGTCCTCCGCGGCGCGTTCGACGAGTTCGGCGCTCGCGGCGGGGGTGACGTCCGGCGCGTGGTGCACGGCGATCGACTCGACGGTGGCGTACACCCTGCGCCCCTCGGGGACGGCCTCGGGCCGGGTGACGACGACGGCGCCCGCACCCTCGCCGAGGATGCGCAGCCCGTCCCGCACGGTGCCCGGTTCGAGCAGTTCGCGGGCGAGGGTGTTCTCCGGTCCGGCGGCGAGGTCGACCGCGCCGACCAGGACGGCTTCCACGGTGGGGTCGAGGAGCAGCAGCCGGGCCACATCCAGGGCCTCGACGCCGACGGCGCTGTCCGAGGAGAGGGTGAAGGAGGGTCCGGTGAGGTTCCACAGCGAGGAGACCCGGCTCGCCATGATGTTGCCGATGTAGCTGAGGACCTCGTTGGGCTCGATGGAGTCGTGGACACCGTCCCGCGCGGCACGGGTCAGCTCCGCGAGCTGCTGAGGCGACGGGTCGACGCCGGCTGCCGCGCACCACTCGGTCAGTTTGCGCCCCAGCTCGTAGCGGGAGCCGTGGCCGTGCGCGCTGGGCTCCATCTCCATGCCGATGACGACGCCGATCCGCCGTGCGTCGGGACCGGCCTTGCCGCCGGGGCGCTTGCGCTCGAATCCGGCGTCGCGCAGCGCCTCCTCGGCCACGCGCATCAGCAGCAGCTGCTGCTGGTTGAAGTGGGCGAGGTCCTTGGGCGGGATGCGGTACGAGGTGGTGTCGACCTCGAAGTCCTCGATGTAGGCCGCCTCGGGGGCCGCGTCCCCGCCGAGACCTGCCCGGTCCAGGGGGCCGCCCTCCACGGTCTCGAAGCCGCGCCAGCGCTGCTCGGGCAGAGGGCGTACGCCGACGAGACCGTCGTAGCCCGCCCGTTCGAACTCGTCCAGAGTGGCGAAGGACCCGAAGTGCGCGCCCATGCCGATCACGGCGAGCGGTGGCGGCTCGGTGGGGGCGCCGGGCGCGTCCGGTGCGGCCGTGGTGGCCGGGGCGGCCGTGGTGGCCGGGGCGGCCGGCGTTCCCGGTGGTCCAGGTGTCTCCGGTGTCTCCGGTGCGGAGAGGACGACGTGGGCGTTCGTACCGCCGAAGCCGAAGGCGGAGACTCCCGCGCGGCGGGGCGCGCCTGGGGCGGGGTCCGGCCAGGGCACGGCCTCACGTACGACCCGGTCCGCGATCGTGCCGGGCAGCGGCTGCTCCACGCCGATCGTCGGGGGTATGACCCCGTGCGACAGCGAGAGGACGACCTTGAGGAGGCTGGACATGCCGGCCACGGTCAGCAGGTGGCCGATGTTCGCCTTGACGGACCCGAGCAGCGGGCCGCGGCCGAAGAAGGCCTCGGCGCCGCCGAGTTCCGTGCTGTCACCCAGCGGCGTACCGGTGGCGTGGCACTCCAGGTACTGGATCGCGGACGGGTCGACCCCGGCTTCCCGGTAGGCGAGTTCGTACGCGGCGAGCTGACCGGCCTCGTTCGGCGCGAGCAGGTGCTTGCCGGGGCCGTCGTTGGTCAGGGCGAGGGCATCGATCACCGCGTGGATGCGGTCGCCGTCACGCTGTGCGTCGGCGAGCCGCTTCACCGCGATCATCGCGGCTCCCTGCCCGGTGACGATGCCACGGGAACGGGCGTCGAAAGGCTGGCTGAAACCGTCCTGCGGATAGGCGCGCAGGTCGGAGAAGGACAGGTGGATGACGGTCGGGTCGGGTGCGCAGACACCCCCAGCCAGCATGAGATCGGCCCGGCCCGTCTCCAGATGGGCGCAGGCGAGCTTCAGCGCGTACAGCGCGGAGGAGCACGCCGCGTCGAGGGTGAACCGCGGGCCCTCCAGGCCCAGGGCGGCCGCGACGACGCGGGCCGGCATGCCACCCGCCCAGAGGTTGTGCGCGGTGACCGCTCCGGACGGGTCCGGGGCGCCGGGCGTGATCAGGCCGTCGGGCACGGGGAGACCGGCCTCGGCGAGACCTTCGGCCACGGCGGAGTCCCAGAGCTCACCGGCGAATCGGCCGGAGGCCGGGGTGGGGAACGGGTAGTTCCCGAACACCACCCCGGTCCTCCGCCCTTGCCGGCCGTCCGCGGTCGGGGGGTGGCCCGCGTCGGCCAGCGCGTCCCCGGCCACCCGGAGCGCCCAGTGGAACGAGCGGTCCAGGCCGGCCAGGTAGTCGGCGGGAAGGCGGTAGTTCTCCGGGTCGAGGCCTGCGGCGCGCTCGTCGTACTCGTCCAGGAAACCGCCCTTGGTGCAGTAGATGCGGTGCCTGTCCTCGGGGTCGGTCTCCCGGGCCTCCGGGGCGTGCCCGAAGACACGGTCGTCCCCGTCGGTGCGTGAGTCCACACCTTCGATCAGGTTGCGCCAGTAGTCGTCGGGTGTCCCGGCCCCCGGGAAGAGGCAGGCCAGGCCGACGATCGCGTACTTGCCCATGGTTGGGTCAGCCTCCGGGTGTCCACATGGTTCGGTTCGGGAGTCAGGGGTCGGGAGGGGGCGGCACGGGCCGGGTCACGAGGGGACTGCCACCGTCGGACACGGGCCCGTGCGGCCCGGGAGGTGCCGGGCGGGTCCGGCCCCGGAGGGGGCCGGGGCCGGACCCGCCCGGTGGCCGTCAGACGGAGACGGGGGCGGTCCCGGTCCTGTCGGCCGCTCCGAACTTGCCCTCCAGCTGCGGGTCCTCCACGACCACCACTCCGTCGAGGGCCTGGAGCACGCGGCCCTCCCGGTCGAGCGCGGTGATCGAGCAGGTGATGCCGCTCGGCCCGGAGGTGACGTTCTCCACCGCGATCAGGAACTCCTGGTCGGCGGGGAGCTCCGCGTGGAAGCGGGCGCTGCCGATCTCCATCGGCAGGGAGGCACGGTTGCGGAAGCGTCGCACCCACACCAGTGCCGACTGGAGGAGCAGATCGGCGATGACCGGGCTGTGGAACCGGCCGTGGTAGGCGCCGCGGGCCGGCAGTCCGTCACCGAGCCGTGCGCCGAGCAGCAGCAGTCCTTCCTCGGCGACCAGCACCGAGCGGATCCCGCGCAGCGCGGGGCCGTGGAAGAGGGTGCCGTCCCGGTACAGCGGTGCGGCGTCCGTGCGGATCGCGGCACGCGCGGCACGGGCGAGGTCCGTACGGTCCGCGGGCACCGGTGGCGCGTCCGTGGAGAGGCTCGCCCCGTAGGACGGCCTGCTCCGTCCGGCCTCGTCCACCGCGGAGGCCAGCACCTCGATCGCGTGCGGGCGGGTGGCCGGTCCGGGCTCGATGAACAGCCGCAGCCGTGAGGCGTCGGCTCCCTCGCCCTCAGCCGCGTCCATCACCAGGCCCTTGAAGACCTTGAACGCGGACACCTCGGTGACCGGCTTGCCGGTGACCCTCTCGGTGGTGTTGACGAGGGCACCGAGCGCGGCGGTGGCGGGCAGCACCCGATTGCCGCCGATCGTGTGGTCCGCGAGCAGCGGGTCGGCGGAGATGTCCGCGAGCGTACGGTCGACGAGCAGGGTCGGCGAGGCCGGCGAGCCTTCGGCGGGCGGAGCGGAGAGCGGAGTGAGCGGGCCGGCGACGACGACCGTGTCCTGGCCGCGGGCGGCGGTGAACTGCTCGGCGAACATGCCCGCACCCGTCGCCACCGGAACCAGCGCCACGCCCCGTGAGGCGAACATCCGGCGCAGGTCGTCGGTGACCATCCCGCCGTCCCACGCACCCCAGTTGACGGAGGTCACGCGTGCCGAGGGCAGCTCCTGCCTGAGGCGTACGGCGAGTCGGTTGAGCGCCTCGTTGGCCACGGCGTAGTCCGACTGGCCCCGGTTGCCGAAGAATCCGGCGACCGAGGAGAAGAACACCAGGTGGCGCAGGTCGGCCGGGCCGCGGAGGGCGTCCAGCACATGACCGAGGCCGACGATCTTCGTACCGAGGACCCGGGCGATCTCCTCCGGCGTCTTGTCCGCGATCAGCCGGTCGGCCAGGACGCCCGCGCCGTGGACCACGCCGGTGACACGCGGGGCGTACGGAGCGAGAGCGGCACGGACGGCGGCGGCATCGGTGATGTCCACGACGAGGTACTCGACGGTGGCGCCGGTTCCCCGAAGCCGGTCGAGGTTGGCCCGGATCTCGCGGCTGCCGGTCAGCTCGCGGTAGATCGCCTCGACGCCGCGCGGGGTGGCCTTCTCCCCCGAAGCGGTGATCCGCTTGGCGATGAGGCCCTTGAGCGCCGCGCCGTCGACACCCGCCGACCACTCGGGCTCGGGGGTCACCTGACTACGGCCGAGCAGCAGCAGACCGACGGGACGGGCCTCCGCGAGCGCCTGGAGGCAGTCCGCGGTGATCCCGCGCGCGCCGCCGGTGACGACGAGCAGATCCCGGGCGCCGATCTCCTCCACGGCCGTCACGTGGGCGGCAGGCGGCTCGGCGGACGGCACGATCGTGCGGCGCCCCTCCGGGTCGACACCCACGTCCGCGAGGTCGGCCGAGACGTCGTGGATCTCGTCCAGGAAGCGTGCCGCGACGGTGCGGTCGTCCAGACCTGGAGCGAAGTCCACGGTGCGTGTGAAGAGCGAGGGGACCTCGATCGCCAGCGTCTTGACGAGTCCGCTCACTCCGCCGAGGAGGGCGGATCCGGTGCCGCTGCCGCGGTAGCCGTTCGCTCCGTCCAGCCGGGTCACCGCGACGAACGCGGCCCGGTCGCCGGCTGCTGCCTTCAGCGGGCCCTGGGTCAGCTTGGCGACGAGGACGGTGTGCGCCAGACGGCGTGCCGCCTCGGTCCATTCCTGCCCGCCCTCGGCTGCCATCTGCACGACCAGGTCGAGCCGTTCGGCCGTGACAGTCGCGGCGAGCTCCTTCTCGTCCCACGTACGGAGCGGGCGGACGGAGTCGGCCTCACCCGCGGACGTGGTGGCGCCCGGCAGTACGACGACCTCCACCCTCCAGCCGTCGGCGCGCAGACCGGCCACCAGCGGCCGGGTCAGCGTCGACCCGTCGTCGAGGACGAGGGCGACGGGCTGCTCCGCGTAGGCCCGTACGACACGGCAGACCGCGGGGAGTTCGCGTACGGCCGCGAAGGTCCTTCCCACGCCGTCCGCCTTGGGGTAGGTGACGACGAGGGGCGACTCGACGGCGGATCCGGCACTCTCGGCCGGCGAACCACTGGGGGCCGCACCGGAGGCGGAGGCCAGGAAGCCCGCGATGTCGTCCAGCGTCCGCAGCTCACCCATCCGCTCCGGATCCACCTCACCCGACACCGGGAAACGCTCCTGAAGCGCACCCATGATCTGAACCCGCTTGATCGAGTCAATGCCCAGATCGGCCTCCACATCCATACCCGGCTCCAACATCTCCACCGGATAACCCGTCTTCTCCGCCACCACTTCGAGCAACGCCCCCAGCACAGCGGCATCAACCTCCGCTACCGGAGCAGCGGGAGCAGGAGACGTCTCGGCCTGTGCAGGCGCAGGCTCCGCCACCACCGGCACGGCAGCGGCGGGCTCGGCCAGGGCTGCCGCGGGTGTCTCCTCGCTCTTCAGCGCGTCGATCAGGAGCCGCGTCGCGCGCTCGTGTGCCGACGTGATCGACGCGCCGTGCTGCTCGATGAGCCGCAGCGCCGCGTCGGCGTCCGGATGGGTGCCGGAGCGGACCGACAGTTCGAGGGTCTTCACCGCCTCGCGGATGGTCTCGACGTGCGCGTCTAGGATCTCGGCCTGGAGGTCGAGACCTTCTCGGGCCACCGCACTCAGGGCGTCCGCAGTGCCCTCCGCCGGCTGTGTCACCGGTTCGGACACCTCAGGGACGGTCGGCTGCGCCGTCGGCGCCGCCTCGCGCGAGGGCTCGGCGATCGCGTCCCGGTACGCAGAACGACGGGCTTCCGTCACGTAGTTGATGCCGCGCAGCGGAATCGCCATGCCCTTGCCCGCAGGCACCTGGGGCGCCTCGGCGCTGTGGTCGTCGATGCCGGAGACCGGGAGGCCCAGGACCGCCAGTTCGATGACGGCGCGCTTGAGGGCGAGCTCGCCGTCCTTGGCGGGGCCGCCGTCGACCGCGACGGTCCGCACGCCGTCGCGGCCCTCCAGAACGCGGTCCACGAGCTCGGAGAGGACCCGCTTGGGGCCGAACTCCACGAAGACCCGGAAGCCGTCGGCGTACATCTCCTCGATGCGGTCGGCGAAGGCGACCGGTCGCAGCAGCTGGTCGACCAGCGTGCGGCGGCTCTCGGCCTGGTCGGCACCGTAGGAGGCGCCCGGGGTGTTGGCGTAGACGGGAACGCGCGGAGCGTTCAGGGCGACGCCCGAGACCGCCTCGCGGAAGGCGTCGGCGGCGTGGGCGACGAACCGGGTGTGGAAGGCCGCGGAGACGGGGAGCCGCTTCGCGGGGATCGTGCCGCTCGCGGCGTCCGCCACGAGGCGGTCGATCTCGGCGGTCGGGCCGCCGACCACGATCTGCCCCGGGGCGTTGATGTTGCAGACCGACACGTCCTGGTAGCCGGCGACGAGCGCCTCGACCGCGCTCAGCTCGCCGCGCACGGCGGCCATGGCGCCGGGGTCGTGGGAGCCGGAGGCGTCGGCGGGAGGGGCCATCGCGAGGCCGCGGGCGCGGGCCAGCTCGGTGAATCCGTCGTCGTCAAGGACGCCGGCCGCCCAGAGGGCGGTCAGTTCGCCGAAGGAGTGTCCGATGACACCGTCGGGGGCGAACCCGAGCTCCTTGAACCAGGCGAACTGTCCCGCGGACAACGCCCCGATCGCGGGCTGGGCGAACTCGGTGCGCCGCAGCAACTCCTCCTGCGCCTTGCGCGTGGCGTCGTCGAAGGCGGGCGGCGGGAACACGACGCGTCCCAGCGTCTCGGCCCCCGCGGTCAGACGGTTGGCCCTGTCGTACGCGGCGAGCACGGGCGGGACGGCGAGGGCTGCCTCGCGGCCCATGCCGACGTACTGGCTGCCCTGTCCAGCGAAGACCGCGGCGGCCTTCGTGCCGGCCGGGACGCCGGAGCGCCGGTAGGTGATCCCCTTCGGGTGCTGCCAGGCGTCCGCTCCGGACTTGGACCGCAGCAGCTCGACGGCGGTGGTGCGCAGCGCCTCGAACTCCTCGTCCGAGCCGGCCACGATGCCGATGCGCGCGTCACCCACGGGCACCCACCCCAGCGGGTCGGGCGCCGCGCCCTGCTCGACGCGCCGGGCGAGGGCCTCGGGGTCGGCGGCGTGCCAGAGGCCGGTACGGGCGACGGGGCCGAGCACCTTGCCGCCGGTGGTGTCGTGCTCCTCCAGGACCATGTGGAAGTTGGTGCCGCCGAAGCCGAAGGACGAGACGGCGGCCCGGCGCTTGTCGCGGCCCGGGTCGGCGATCCAGGGCCGGGCCTGGGAGTTGACGTAGAACGGGGTCTCGGTGGGGTCGACGGCGGCGCTGGGCTGCTCGACGTTGATGGTCGGCGGCAGGACCTTCTGGTGCAGGGCGAGCGAGAGCTTGATCAGCCCGGCCGCGCCGGCCGCCGCCTTGGTGTGCCCGATCTGGGACTTGACGCTTCCGATGGCGGCGTAGCCGCGGGCCTCCTGCCCCTCGGCCACGAAG from Streptomyces sp. QL37 harbors:
- a CDS encoding type I polyketide synthase — translated: MHHSRLAETPIAIVGLAGLFPQSRNVREFWHNIVDGNDCIEDVPDTHWNLDDYYDPDPTAEDKTYARRGGFLPEIAFNPMEFGLPPNTLEVTDILQLLSLTVARDVLRDAGTEGSGWYDPTRTGVILGVTGANSLTQPLSARLQTPVLKEVVRSVGLSEAQAEEVAERFKKAYIPWEENSFPGMLGNVVAGRIANRFDLGGTNCTVDAACASALAAVKLAVSELVEGRSDLMITGGCDAENTILMYMCFSKTPAFSKSQIIRPFDESADGTLIGEGIGMLALKRLADAERDGDRIYSVLRGIGTSSDGRFKSIYAPRAQGQQLALRRAYEDADVPAGSIELFEAHGTGTAVGDHTELSALGSFVAEGQEARGYAAIGSVKSQIGHTKAAAGAAGLIKLSLALHQKVLPPTINVEQPSAAVDPTETPFYVNSQARPWIADPGRDKRRAAVSSFGFGGTNFHMVLEEHDTTGGKVLGPVARTGLWHAADPEALARRVEQGAAPDPLGWVPVGDARIGIVAGSDEEFEALRTTAVELLRSKSGADAWQHPKGITYRRSGVPAGTKAAAVFAGQGSQYVGMGREAALAVPPVLAAYDRANRLTAGAETLGRVVFPPPAFDDATRKAQEELLRRTEFAQPAIGALSAGQFAWFKELGFAPDGVIGHSFGELTALWAAGVLDDDGFTELARARGLAMAPPADASGSHDPGAMAAVRGELSAVEALVAGYQDVSVCNINAPGQIVVGGPTAEIDRLVADAASGTIPAKRLPVSAAFHTRFVAHAADAFREAVSGVALNAPRVPVYANTPGASYGADQAESRRTLVDQLLRPVAFADRIEEMYADGFRVFVEFGPKRVLSELVDRVLEGRDGVRTVAVDGGPAKDGELALKRAVIELAVLGLPVSGIDDHSAEAPQVPAGKGMAIPLRGINYVTEARRSAYRDAIAEPSREAAPTAQPTVPEVSEPVTQPAEGTADALSAVAREGLDLQAEILDAHVETIREAVKTLELSVRSGTHPDADAALRLIEQHGASITSAHERATRLLIDALKSEETPAAALAEPAAAVPVVAEPAPAQAETSPAPAAPVAEVDAAVLGALLEVVAEKTGYPVEMLEPGMDVEADLGIDSIKRVQIMGALQERFPVSGEVDPERMGELRTLDDIAGFLASASGAAPSGSPAESAGSAVESPLVVTYPKADGVGRTFAAVRELPAVCRVVRAYAEQPVALVLDDGSTLTRPLVAGLRADGWRVEVVVLPGATTSAGEADSVRPLRTWDEKELAATVTAERLDLVVQMAAEGGQEWTEAARRLAHTVLVAKLTQGPLKAAAGDRAAFVAVTRLDGANGYRGSGTGSALLGGVSGLVKTLAIEVPSLFTRTVDFAPGLDDRTVAARFLDEIHDVSADLADVGVDPEGRRTIVPSAEPPAAHVTAVEEIGARDLLVVTGGARGITADCLQALAEARPVGLLLLGRSQVTPEPEWSAGVDGAALKGLIAKRITASGEKATPRGVEAIYRELTGSREIRANLDRLRGTGATVEYLVVDITDAAAVRAALAPYAPRVTGVVHGAGVLADRLIADKTPEEIARVLGTKIVGLGHVLDALRGPADLRHLVFFSSVAGFFGNRGQSDYAVANEALNRLAVRLRQELPSARVTSVNWGAWDGGMVTDDLRRMFASRGVALVPVATGAGMFAEQFTAARGQDTVVVAGPLTPLSAPPAEGSPASPTLLVDRTLADISADPLLADHTIGGNRVLPATAALGALVNTTERVTGKPVTEVSAFKVFKGLVMDAAEGEGADASRLRLFIEPGPATRPHAIEVLASAVDEAGRSRPSYGASLSTDAPPVPADRTDLARAARAAIRTDAAPLYRDGTLFHGPALRGIRSVLVAEEGLLLLGARLGDGLPARGAYHGRFHSPVIADLLLQSALVWVRRFRNRASLPMEIGSARFHAELPADQEFLIAVENVTSGPSGITCSITALDREGRVLQALDGVVVVEDPQLEGKFGAADRTGTAPVSV